From the Methanocaldococcus fervens AG86 genome, the window ATGTCCAAGGTAAATCCAAATCAACTTTATCTAAATCCTCTTTTTTTAATTTCCATAATGGGGTTTCTTCACCATTTAACAATACCTTGTATTCTAAGCAGGATTGATACAATATCTCATAAACGTCCATGTTTTTCACTTAAAAATATTTTTATTTAATATTCATGCTCAACAAAATTCTTAATAAGCTTTAATCCCAAATCTGGGAATTTCAGTTCATCAGATTCTGTCAATATACTCTCTGGATGGAATTGAACCCCCTCAATTGGTAACTTTTTATGCCTAACCCCCATTATATAATTGTCATCCAAACTTCTTGCAGTTATTTTTAACTCTTTTGGAACCTTATAAGCTATTAATGAATGGTATCTCCCTCCATAAAATGGATTTGGAATATTTTTAAAAATTCCTTCACCGTCATGCTCTATCAAACTTGCCTTTCCATGCACAACCCTCTCTGCTCTCCCAATTTCTCCACCAAACGCCTCAACAATACATTGATGCCCTAAACAAACTCCTAATATAGGAGTATCAACCTCTTGAATAATTTTTATACAATTTCCTGCCTCCTTGGGAGTTTTTGGTCCTGGGCTTATAATTATCCTATCAGGATTTATCCTCTTTATCTCCTCTAATGTGATTTTATTATCCACTAACTTAACTTTATACCCTAAAGTTCCTACATATTGGACTAAATTCCAAACAAACGAATCGATATTATCAATAATCAAAACTTTTTTAACTCCCATAATATCCCAACCTACATCCTTCCTGGGCAGTTAATTCCCAATAATCCCAAGCCTATCTCTATAACCGCCTTAGTGCTTTTAACCAACTTTAATCTTGATTTTTTGATATTGTCATCAACTTTTGTCATTAAAATTGGGCAGTTTGCATAGAATCTGTTAAATACTTTAGCGAGCTCCAATAAGTAGTTTGCCAATACATGCACTTTCCTATTTTCAGCACTTTCTTTAATCATATCTTTAAATTCATCTAGCATCTTAATTAACTCCTTCTCCTCGTTAGTTAATTCATAATCAAATAATGCCTCATCCTTAACTCCTTTTTTCTCAGCCTCTTTTAATATACTACAACATCTTGCATGAGCATATTGAATGAATGGACAACCAACCTTTTCAAAGTCTAATGCCTCTTCCCACTTAAATATCATTGGCTTTTCTGGAGAAATTCTTGCTATGTTGTATCTAACAGCTCCCAATCCAATGTCTTTAGCTATTTCCTCTTCAACCCACCTCTTTTTGCATTCTTCCTTAGCTCTCTTTATGGCCTCCTCTAATAATTCATCAGTACTTATAAACCTCCCCCTTCTTGTACTCATTGAACCTTCTGGGAGGGATATAAATTCATAAAATATAACCTCTGGCACCTTACTTCCAAGCAGTTTTAAAGCTGCTTTAACCATTTCTGCCGTTAATTTGTGGTCAGCCCCTAAAACATCTATTCCAATATCACACTTTGATAACTTATCCAAATGATAGGCAATATCTCTTGTTGAGTATAGGCTTGTTCCATTTGCCCTCGCTAAAACCATTTTCTTTTGAATTCCAAAGTCAGATAAGTCAAGCATGTATGTTTCTTCCTTAACAACCTTTCCAGTTTCCATCAATCTTTTTAAAACTTCTTTAACCATTCCATTCCTTACATAAGTACTTTCCCAAACAAATGTATCGTGCTTAATGTTTAAATTATTCAATGTCTCTTTTATCCCATCCAAGGCATAATTGACTGCAAATTCAAATTTTTTAACCACTTCATTATCTTCATTCTTTTCTAATGCATCTTCATACTCTCTCATTAATTCAAGGATTTTCTCCTCTTCTTCAGGATGCTCCTCCAAATATTTGTTAATTTTTACGTAGGTTTCAGCAATTGCATGGTCTTTCTTTTTTTCTTTATCCAAACCAAACAATTCAATCCCATAAACAACTAAAGCCATTTGTCTACCCATATCGTTAACATAATAATGAGTTTCAACATCATAACCATAGAATTCCAATATTCTCTTTAAACAATCTCCAATAATTGCATTTCTCAAATGACCTATATGTAAAGGTCCATTAGGATTTGCTGATGTATGCTCTAAAATAATTTTTACTCCTTTTTTATCTCCTTTACCGTAATTATTTCCTTTTTTGTCAATTTCTTCAACCAAATTTTTAGCAAATTTATTGTAATCTATGTAGAAGTTTATGTATCCATTAACTGCCTTTATCTCTTTAATTCCTTCAATATTCATAGCTTTTAATTTCTCTACTATTTCTTCAGCAATAACTTTTGGATTCTTTTTTAACTCTTTAGCTAATCTAAAACAAATATTTACGGAGTAATCTCCCAACTCCAAGTTTGGTGTTTTATCCAATTTTATCTCAACACCTTTCCCAATCTCTTCATAAATCACTTTTTTTAATGCATTAATAATATTGTTTTTGACATCCATACTACTTCCCTCACGCGTTTTATTTTAATTAAAATTGGGTATTTTCTTTAAATACTTTCTTTTTAATTTATTAATTTAGATGAATGATAGAAAAGTTTATATATTAGAATGATATATAAAAGCACTGCTATTTTGTGGGCTGGTAGCTCAGACTGGGAGAGCGCCGCATTGGCTGTGCGGAGGCCGCGGGTTCAAATCCCGCCCAGTCCACCATTTCTCTTTCAACCTTTTAGTAAAAGGTTGATCAAAACGGATATATTAAGGAGGGCTAAAGTCCCCCATAATGCCTCTTCTTATGAAGATTTGAATATTTACATTAAATCATTATATGTCTTTTGGATAATCTCAACTTTTTTAACAACTTCAACGGCATCTCTACCCAAAACTCTAATCATTGGCTCCTTCCCTACTCCTCCTTTATCATATATAATATCAGGAACTCCACCAAATCTTTCACAGGCTATTTTTGTCCCCCACTCCATAGTTGAGACGTTTGGCGGCTCTTCTTTCCTATCAAATGAAGAAACGGTAAATTTATCCTTTACCAGTTTTATTAACTCCTCATCGTATTTTATATTCATACAAGCCCTAATCTCTGGATTAAATTTATTTGCAGACAAAATTATCTTTGCTATATGTTCAGACGCTCCAAATTCTACATCTCCAACAATATAAAAACCTCCAAGCTTATTTTTTATTATCCTTCCAGTTAATGCAGCGACATCCTTAAAATCTTTTGGGCATGGAAGAGATTCGGCTATATTACTTCCCACTTCTGGAATTAAAGTAAATTTCATCTTTTTTAACAAATATATGGCATAACTGAGATTTTTTATTACTATTTCTTTGTTGATGTATGTAGGATTTGAATTATAGCCAAGCTTTGTTTTTTTGGCATAGATAACTGAAGATATAATAAATCTTTTTGCCTCTTTAATTGCCTCCTCTAATTCATAACCTTTAGATAAAAATGCAGTTATTGCTGTTGAATAAACACATCCAGTTCCATGAACTTCCTTATCAACTCTAAACCCTTCAAACACATTTATAACTTTGCTACTTCTTTTTAAAATATCATCAACACCAGTAATTAAAATGTATAACTCATCTTTAATCTTTAAATCTCTACTTTTTATAAATTCCATTATTTTTTCATACTCCTCTTTATTTGGAGTGATTAAATAGCTTTTATTGAAAAGCTCAACATATTTTTCCATCAATTCCTCATCAACAAAAGAAAATTTTGTTGTAGATGCAAGGACTGGGTCGCATATAACTTTTAAATCATACTTATCAATGTATTTTAATAAAACATTAATAGTTGGCTTTGTTAAA encodes:
- a CDS encoding thiamine-phosphate synthase family protein; the protein is MSILAIGGYDPTGGAGISADVKTAHTLGVYCPTVITSIIPQNNKIVYEKFDLPAENIKNQFKAVFEEFDIEYVKTGVLTKPTINVLLKYIDKYDLKVICDPVLASTTKFSFVDEELMEKYVELFNKSYLITPNKEEYEKIMEFIKSRDLKIKDELYILITGVDDILKRSSKVINVFEGFRVDKEVHGTGCVYSTAITAFLSKGYELEEAIKEAKRFIISSVIYAKKTKLGYNSNPTYINKEIVIKNLSYAIYLLKKMKFTLIPEVGSNIAESLPCPKDFKDVAALTGRIIKNKLGGFYIVGDVEFGASEHIAKIILSANKFNPEIRACMNIKYDEELIKLVKDKFTVSSFDRKEEPPNVSTMEWGTKIACERFGGVPDIIYDKGGVGKEPMIRVLGRDAVEVVKKVEIIQKTYNDLM
- the argS gene encoding arginine--tRNA ligase encodes the protein MDVKNNIINALKKVIYEEIGKGVEIKLDKTPNLELGDYSVNICFRLAKELKKNPKVIAEEIVEKLKAMNIEGIKEIKAVNGYINFYIDYNKFAKNLVEEIDKKGNNYGKGDKKGVKIILEHTSANPNGPLHIGHLRNAIIGDCLKRILEFYGYDVETHYYVNDMGRQMALVVYGIELFGLDKEKKKDHAIAETYVKINKYLEEHPEEEEKILELMREYEDALEKNEDNEVVKKFEFAVNYALDGIKETLNNLNIKHDTFVWESTYVRNGMVKEVLKRLMETGKVVKEETYMLDLSDFGIQKKMVLARANGTSLYSTRDIAYHLDKLSKCDIGIDVLGADHKLTAEMVKAALKLLGSKVPEVIFYEFISLPEGSMSTRRGRFISTDELLEEAIKRAKEECKKRWVEEEIAKDIGLGAVRYNIARISPEKPMIFKWEEALDFEKVGCPFIQYAHARCCSILKEAEKKGVKDEALFDYELTNEEKELIKMLDEFKDMIKESAENRKVHVLANYLLELAKVFNRFYANCPILMTKVDDNIKKSRLKLVKSTKAVIEIGLGLLGINCPGRM
- a CDS encoding anthranilate synthase component II, whose product is MGVKKVLIIDNIDSFVWNLVQYVGTLGYKVKLVDNKITLEEIKRINPDRIIISPGPKTPKEAGNCIKIIQEVDTPILGVCLGHQCIVEAFGGEIGRAERVVHGKASLIEHDGEGIFKNIPNPFYGGRYHSLIAYKVPKELKITARSLDDNYIMGVRHKKLPIEGVQFHPESILTESDELKFPDLGLKLIKNFVEHEY